The following DNA comes from Sebastes umbrosus isolate fSebUmb1 chromosome 8, fSebUmb1.pri, whole genome shotgun sequence.
TCTGCCTTGCCGCACGTATCCCTCCACACGCTCTGACAGCGGAAGCGACAGAGAAAGTTGAAATTGtatcaaaataaaatgcttgggttgggttttttttggaggggggggGATTTTACCCACTCATGTCTcctaaattcaattcaattcaaactttattgcagactcaaggtccagataagaaaaaaaaaaacacaacaacaatacattacatataagacattacaatacaggaagcactataaaaagtcatgattaaaagattaaaaaaatcctAAAGATTAAGAAAGTTTCTTAGATATTTCTGCTTCAGTTGTTGTGAATGGAGGTTTGTATGATTTTTCACATTCATGGAAGACAATATTTTAAGCATGAGATTTTAGTTTCATAATAAAGGCAGGGGAAGTAAAAACagggacatgtgtgtgtgtgtgtgtgtttgtgcttgttgGGAGATGTCCTGCATGTGATCTTTTAGCAAAGTAGGGCAGGGTGGATAATGGGTGTGGACAGCAATCTGGTCTGTGATTGCCTTATTTGGTTATTCAATCTGGCCAGGTAAGGCTACAGTAAGTGTGCTGTGTTTGTCCTCAGCTGACTTCCATGCTCAGAATATGGAGTTATGGAGTTGAAGCATGTCTGAAGGAAATCCCCACCTGCCCCAGCCAGCCATGCTTgttgcctgatcagaagtgcgTTTATTGGTCGGGCAAAGTCTTAAGAAATATTGCGACATTTTCACCTTATCCACAAATACTAAGGAAGAGAGAAATATGACTCATGATTGTGTTATTTGTTTGGAGTATTTAAACTTTAGATAAGTATTCCTCTGTACACAAGTAATTTCCTCTAAGCGGAACTGAGTCATTGTAAGGAGCAGTCTATGAAGGATACAAATATTAATGATTAAAAACACAGTCAGGGGGGGAAAACCAAATGAAGTAACTCTAATGGCTGCTACATTATTATGTAAAATACTAATATTTTATATAGTGGAGACAGCGGTATTGTTCCTCAAGTTTTGCTAAATCAAATAATGCAGTAATTATTTCTGAATGTAAAAAGGGATTTATAGCACCTTTTTATAGAACTGACAAGGAAATACAAACAAGtggttagggctgcaactaaagattattttcattacctATGAATCTGCTGACTATTTTCTTAAATTGATCGATTAGGTGTTTAATCTGTGAAATGtcataaagtggtgaaaaaagcagggctgcaactgaggattattgtcattattgatTAGTCTGTCAatatttttcttgattaattgtttagtctatacaATTTTAAGCAGGAGTTGACACATTTAAATGTCTTGCTCACAAAACCCCAAAAGGTTCAGTCTAAGAAAAACAGTATTCAGGTTTTCGAGCTGGAGCCAAGACATTTACAGAAGTctttgcttaaaatgtttttaatatcaccagtgcttgaagtgggaaCAAAAATAGTGTCAGTAGTCCCCTTATTCACATGATGGCGTATGGATCGGTCGGTATCAGCAATCATTATTACATCTGAATTTGTCAGTGCATAAAAGATACTCAGAGATATTGGGTTTGAAGCTCCTCCCtcaagaaaatttgaaggtttttgacttaaaactacgCAATTTCACATCATTTTGGACAATTGTTATTAAAACAGATAACACAGAAAAAGCTTAAAGACAACGCTTGCTATAGTaagataattattttattatttacacacatCACAGTCTTCGCCTGGACATTTCATTCTTCTAcaaatgtttgccctgtaaaatcatattctgtaaatcaaaagagcagattcattaattgtatttgttcacaaatataaaaaagttatgatgaacaattcactaattattttacaaaaaggacgtgagtattgtattgataaattacagcaccctcgtcTGGCGTCTGCTCGTCCACACGCTTCAGGTTctttttatgttcatatttgcaaaaaaacgctgccgttatgaatctcccagagaacctgatatggagacaTCCCGGTACCTCAAAGAGTAAAATGTATACCAGCCCAATTCGAGCACTGCATATTACTCATTTCTTCAAATtgttgctgattcattttctatCAGTTTGCGTATTGATTAATAATCGTTAGAGCTCCGCAAATGGTCAATGAATTGATTCTAAAACCGAAATGGAGCAAACAATAACtacattattatgtttttaacaCATTGACTGTCGTCGTCTTTTTTTCCAAAGGTTTTTTCGGTATTGATCTGGAACCTCAAACCCAGCAGGACACTGTCGGACGTCCACTGCAGAGATGACCTGGAGTACTCCAACGGCAACCTCTGCTGTTTAAAGTGTCCAGCTGGTAAGAGACACTGTGTTTAGTCCACTGAGACTGACGTTCTGTCACCACCACCAGAGCTATGAAGCATGTTGAGCTTGATCATGATTGGTTATTATTAAGCTAGAGTGACGGGTTCGCTTGAAGGGTCAATtaaaagtgtatgtgtgtgtgtgttaggtacTCGTATGCTATCGGCCTGCACCAGATCAGGAGAGAAGGGAAAGTGTGTGGAATGCGATGATGGGACGTTCATTCAGCACGCCAGCGATCTAAAGCAGTGTTTCCCGTGCACATCGTGTCACTCAGGTAATTCTGCTGGATGGCTTTACACTATCGATTGAAACCGCTGTGGAAGAGAAATCAATATTCAACCTTTTCAAAGTGCTCCGAGCATAAACTCAGACTTAACAAGGTGTTTTTCTTGTTGCTTTCTCAGATCAGGAAATTGTAAGGCCGTGTACTCACATTCAAGATGCTGAATGTCAGTGCAGATTGGGAAGATTTTGCGCTCCTGATGAAGCGTGTGAGGTGTGCAGGAAGTGTTCAAGGTGAGTCGATGCAAACCAAACAGAGAACACACCTGATGTTTGGTTCATTCAAAGTGAGTGATGGAAGAACAATTGGAGACCGTTGTTCCTAAGACAATTTCACTCATTTTTAATTCCTTCATGctttcaattcatttttttttttgccaaccTCCAAACTAGGTGTAAACAAGATGAAGAGATAGTGAGGAACTGCACCCATGATGCCAACACGGAGTGTAAGAAAATGCAACCCAAAGATGgctcagcctcagcctcaggtACACGACTCAGTAGAAGCTAGAACCACCTGAAAAGACACCGGTCATCACTggagacatgaaaaaaaatatatcccaCATATTCTTGTTTAAAGGTCTGATTTCCAGGCCAAAAATGCATTACTTTACATACATGTGAAGCTGCAGCACCATGAAAGAAACAAAGTATGACATGTATTATTACCATAATATGGTGCTTATGATTGtcattgtgctttttttttatcagcaaaAGCCTCTGTGATTGTGCCACTGGTGCTGGTTGCTGCCGGGATAATATTTGTGATAATTGTTGGTGTGGTCGCTGTGTACCGACATCGCAGAACAACAGGTAGGTCAACTATTTCTaggaaatggaaaaacaaagtagCAGTATCTTTGATGTACAAATACTACAAACTGGCTGGGAAATATTTAACATCCTTCATTTCCAAGTACTTTAAGAATAGACTGTAGTTGAATTCCTGCCCTGCCTCCATCAGCACGCACTGAAAGGAACAATGACAACATCAACAGGTGCAGGCCTAAAGGGCCTGGGCCCGCCCACTTGTACAACTGGCCCATCCGAAATGACTACTGTAGGAGAACATGTattttctttactgttatttttaattattaaagttagcgtttacattcataataaagacaaaaatagtTTCCCTTTCTAAAGACGTAAAAGACGACATTTATTACACTACTATCATGTGAGAAgtctggaccaatcacagcaggcCACTGACGTTATGATTGGTTCTCCCAGCTTTCATGTCAGTTTCTTGATGCAGTCACTGTCTAATGTTGTAGCTGCAAATGCACTGAGACCAGAAGAAGCTGGAGCAGACAGACGCAGGTAGAGCTGAATATTCCTGCCGGACATGATTGTCTCCATCTTACCTTGAAAACAATAGAAACAATAGAAACATAGATGGTTTCTGTTGAGACAAGCTGATTTTTTGACACCGCAGTGCGCCGCTCGTTCTCCTGTTAAGAGTCAACCCAGCTCACCCAGCAGTCCATCAAACTCAAACTGTCGCGGGTAAATAATAAAGTTTTCtcggcattaaaaaaaatgttttagaaaatatttaaaaagtgttataATCAACCAGACGCGCTAGTCGCCTTCTACAGCATATTATAAGTCATCTCTGTTGTAGCGAAAGGGAGGAATGCAAAAACACTATTAACTTCTGTAATTAAAAGGCCCAGCCAAAATTACTTTGGCCTATCCAAAATTTAAATCCAGGCGCCGTGCCTGGTatgacaaaacacattttcatttctgaCAACCAAACTTTGGTGCACTATGGAACTGCTTGACTGGCTTAAGAAACTCACAATCCTTTATAGCAGTAAATGAAGTGCCGTCTTGGGGCCTGATCTTTAAATCTAATGATATTCTTGTCAAGACACTGGGATGTACTAGTACACCCTGATTCATCCACCAATAGATGTTGTTCAGTTGGGACTATGAGGACATTTCAGGACACAGTCAAACATTTCTCCTGTgtcataactttatttaaaccCAGTctcagaaaagaaaagtcttaTTCTTGGTAAAACAAAAACTGAGTTGCATAAGGCagttagatagttagttagttggtaGTTGTAGGGCTGCACCTAGCCGTTATTTTCACTATCTATTAATCCgtctattattttctcgattaatcatttagtctataaaatgtcagaaaatagttaaAACTTTCCTCACACCTCCCaacatgatgtcatcaagtTGCTTGTGTTCCATGAACAAAAACTCCAAAACGTTCAGCTTACTTTCAAATCAAAGAAATACAGGAAATCCTCACAACTGACCAGCTGGAACCTGCGAACGTTTACTTAATTGACTTAAGCAATTTATAAAttctcaaaatagttgctgaacATTTTGTGTCAATCAACTAGTTGATTAATCGGACAAATTATTTCAGCTGCAAATGGTTCCAGATTGATTTTAAAAGCGATGCCCATGTTGAGGATTATTTTGGAAGGGTTCAagcacttaaagggatagtttggatgttttgtaggtgtggttgtatgaggtacttctccatagtcagtgtgttacctacagtagatggtgtttatagaaacagacaggagtacaagcacgggagcaaagcagtgtactactgtggacgggggcagcagaaaaacagatttaacacacctccatccatccatcatctgcaaccgcttatcccgttagggatAGATTTaacacacctaaaaaaatccattcagtttaagtgtatgctatatttacaatattttcaccactttacctcaccgtcagacagctcttAATATAGAGTACActtcaacagattttattttttaaggcaTTTAAAATCCGTACCctctgcccccgtccacagcagtacattgctttgcacCCGTGCtgctactcctgtctgtttctataAACTCCTTCTTCTGTAACCCTTCTACCCTTTAAAGTAGACGCTTGAACTGTGTTTTTGGTCTCTTATCTGCAGCGATAAACTCCTCTATGGTACTTGTTATGGCTTTAACAGGTCTTCTGCTTCAATGCTGTGGGGAGCTCTTTGTCTTTCCTTCCTCCAGTAATCGATGCACTCAGGTGATACTGTTGCAAATCAGTTGGCATGTTTTATGCAGCTCGTGCTTCCAGAGACACAACATTAGCCGATGTCTACACACATACAGGTTTCATCCACTTTTCCAGTAAGGCATGTTGTCAAGCTCTGGCTAACAGGGCTAACAGGGTCAACTGCCAGAGCATTCCAGCATTCCAGGTGGAACTTTCCATCTAAATTTGTCGTTTAATCATCCGCAATTTATACGGTAATTAGACCTGCGAGACTGTAATTATTAGATTCTCAGGGCGTATCACACAGAAACGTGTTGTGTACTGAATGGTTCAGTATGAGAAGTGACGACCAGTGACGTCACTGCAGGCTTTGTGTCTTTGACACATACAGTAATGGGCAGAGCTCCACACAGCCGTGCCAACCTGCTGCATGTTTTAGCAGCAGAAGGGGTGCAGAAACCTGCCGGACTGGACTGAAAGTGACGGGTATGATGTTGACTGTTTCCGCTGAtgatcacacagcagcagcagccaaggTATAGCAGATGATGTGCTAATCAAGCGACAACCTCCGAGGCCGAAGAGtgaaaaactgcagttcctgaaatggccacttgagtctccatagacctccatgttaaatgaacccactttacagcagaaataaacatattaataatgaataaataataattaacataTAATTCACcagtttaaattatattaaggcttaataTGTATGCATAATTAAGGGCGTGgccactttgagtgacaggtgggtgctgCTAGATGTCACCTCAGCTAATTCCTCTCGACCGTGTTTGTGATGTTGGTGCTGCCTTTTGGAGATACTTTCATGCACATAATCGGACAAATGTTATGGCTGCTGTGTGGTTAATTGTACGACCGGCATCCTGTTGGCCAATGTGCTGGCGTTAGCTGATGGGCTGCTGCTGGATGACCTTTGTGCCTTTTATGGTGAATAACGTTAACGTTAATGCACTAATTGAAGGAGCTGACGGGATTGCATTTCACTGGAGTTATAACGTTACCTTGTATGATTTCATGTGATTGATTGAAGAAATCTTTgctcctgttttttttggtgagGGAAATTTTGACgttagtattattttatttatatgttggCACCAGTACCAACCGTCAACCAGGAGCAACAAGACCACAGGGTTAACGTTAGCCGGCTACATATAGCCTGGCTTGTTAGCCTTAGCTAGCTTGGTGAGGGTGTTTCAGCAACTAGGCTTCATTCAGCACCGCCTCAGCTCCATCCACGCTCCACCCCTTTTTCCCATTTTCCCTTTTTGGATTTGCAGCCAAGATGGCGGTGGCTGGAgccgcccactttgagcttAATTTTtactcttcagaaacctatggatGACGTCCAAGGGACTACGTCCATATTGTATACGGTCTATGGTGCTAACACTTCCTGCTGATGATGTTGGAATACGGTGTAGTGGGATAAACTGTTATTAGGTCGGCCTATAATCAACACGTTAAACCGCCGTCTGTATCATCATTCAGACCCAACTTTAAGCTGAACTGCTTCCAGTTGTTGGCAAGTACAATAAAACACCTTTCCATTTGGACTCAGCCATGACGAGCCCTGTGAAGATGGTTTTCCCAGTCTCCACTGTTTGCCATGCTGTTTGGTAAACTCCGCCCAGCACAAACTGGTGCtgcaggggtcaggggtcagagcTGACCTAAAATCCACTGCTTGTTGTGGTCAGAGTTGCTGCAACACATGTTAGAACCAAcagcgagcagcagcagttttCTACCTTTTGCTGTTCTGTGTTGATTTATCCATTAAGATGAATTCAGGTCACACGTACTGTACGTGCTGTCAAATAGCTGCTTGGCGCCTTTGGGGAATTCCTTTAAGTTGCATAATCCTCTCCACTTCCTTTCTTCAGACTCTCGGGGGAATCTATCTAACAGGCTGAAACCTGGACAGGTGAGTCACTAAGCAATAAAATACATTCATATATACTttagaattaattaaaacaagttTCCTCAGATTTTACGGATGGGTTTTAATCAAAGAGTAAAGATGAATACAGCAGCCGGTTCCTAATGTAAATACGAAGGTGTTTTAAAATG
Coding sequences within:
- the hdr gene encoding hematopoietic death receptor isoform X3 — translated: MTGFQTHVVMVFSVLIWNLKPSRTLSDVHCRDDLEYSNGNLCCLKCPAGTRMLSACTRSGEKGKCVECDDGTFIQHASDLKQCFPCTSCHSDQEIVRPCTHIQDAECQCRLGRFCAPDEACEVCRKCSRCKQDEEIVRNCTHDANTECKKMQPKDGSASASAKASVIVPLVLVAAGIIFVIIVGVVAVYRHRRTTDSRGNLSNRLKPGQHPFDSCPTDERSNGETRRPSCSNLILSRQLEDEQFLKLVPVNGEESLRKCFEYFEDIDFNHHKRFFRHLGIVDNVIKSKEHLLYEDKIHELLNIWVEKEGRDATLNDLLKALLDLNQRRTAETVKEKAILNDHYFSEN